A window from Citrus sinensis cultivar Valencia sweet orange chromosome 3, DVS_A1.0, whole genome shotgun sequence encodes these proteins:
- the LOC107174902 gene encoding protein FAR1-RELATED SEQUENCE 5-like, with protein sequence MEKTDRVREPKGITRNRCKVKLCVNYDKLKGKYVVTKFIFEHTHRLVEPHETQFLHSHRHVNEVDLAHAKALRQVGVKVCQFMNYKSDQAGGFHHVGYMGKDMRNRIDVFHHAQIIDTDIEAAIAYLSAKVDYDAGVYFEYTLDEENRLRNLLWTDIVARYDYEQFGDVLVFDATYKKNAYNKPLVAFVGVNHHKRTTVFGFAILIDETVESYVWLLQTFLSAMKQEKPVSVITDGDKAMSKAIKNVMSRCVHRLCCWHLERNAQANVKRNEFTSKFQQLILNPMSMEEFERD encoded by the coding sequence ATGGAGAAAACAGACAGAGTCAGGGAACCAAAGGGCATTACTCGTAACAGGTGCAAGGTGAAACTTTGCGTGAACTACGACAAGTTGAAAGGGAAGTACGTGGTaactaaattcatttttgagcaCACTCATCGCTTGGTTGAACCGCATGAGACACAATTTCTTCATTCGCACAGACATGTGAACGAAGTTGATTTGGCTCACGCAAAGGCATTGCGACAAGTTGGGGTGAAAGTATGCCAGTTCATGAATTACAAGTCTGATCAAGCAGGAGGGTTCCATCATGTTGGGTATATGGGTAAGGACATGCGGAATAGAATAGACGTATTTCACCATGCGCAAATTATTGACACCGACATAGAAGCTGCCATTGCGTACTTATCTGCAAAGGTTGATTATGATGCTGGAGTGTACTTCGAGTATACACTTGATGAGGAAAATAGACTACGAAACTTGTTATGGACCGACATTGTTGCTAGGTACGACTATGAACAATTTGGAGATGTTTTAGTATTTGATGCAACGTACAAGAAAAATGCATACAACAAACCTTTGGTCGCATTCGTTGGTGTAAATCATCATAAAAGAACTACTGTTTTTGGATTTGCGATACTGATTGACGAAACTGTTGAATCATATGTGTGGCTGCTACAGACTTTTTTATCGGcaatgaaacaagaaaaaccCGTAAGTGTCATAACAGATGGTGATAAAGCTATGTCAAAAGCGATTAAAAATGTTATGTCTCGATGTGTACATCGACTCTGCTGTTGGCATCTTGAGCGAAATGCACAAGCAAATGTGAAGAGAAATGAGTTCACGTCGAAGTTTCAGCAGTTAATATTGAATCCAATGTCCATGGAGGAGTTTGAACGAGATTAG